A region of Pseudomonadota bacterium DNA encodes the following proteins:
- a CDS encoding tetratricopeptide repeat protein → MPILVVLTLLVQIAACIHVARNGREYWWILFIIAAPWLGALVYFAVHILPGMRHSKAAKQIKTDVGKLIDPDKDYRLAANDLADVETVETLSAMAEQLMQRQRYEEAAVLLNRSLKGVHEHDADTLIRLAEAYFLDDKFDAALGALDRVQEHHPGYRSRAGHLLYARSLEALGRDDEALSTYADLVGYANEEEPRVRYALLLRKTGRPDEARGMFETVVNSVERGGKVYFQSQKDWYQVAKDNL, encoded by the coding sequence ATGCCTATCCTGGTTGTTCTGACCCTGCTGGTTCAGATCGCCGCCTGCATTCATGTCGCCCGCAATGGGCGCGAGTACTGGTGGATCCTGTTCATCATCGCCGCGCCGTGGCTGGGCGCGCTCGTCTACTTCGCGGTCCACATCCTGCCCGGCATGCGCCACAGCAAGGCGGCGAAACAGATCAAGACGGATGTCGGCAAGCTGATCGACCCGGACAAGGATTACCGTCTGGCGGCCAACGACCTGGCCGACGTGGAGACCGTCGAGACACTGTCAGCGATGGCCGAACAATTGATGCAGCGGCAGCGCTATGAGGAGGCCGCCGTCCTGCTGAATCGCTCGCTGAAGGGCGTCCACGAGCATGATGCCGACACCCTGATCCGGCTCGCCGAAGCCTACTTCCTGGACGACAAGTTCGACGCGGCGCTCGGCGCGTTGGACCGGGTCCAGGAGCACCATCCGGGATACCGTTCACGCGCGGGCCATCTGCTCTATGCGCGCAGCCTGGAAGCCCTGGGCCGTGACGACGAAGCGCTCTCGACCTATGCCGATCTGGTCGGCTACGCCAACGAGGAAGAGCCGCGCGTGCGCTATGCCCTGTTGCTCCGCAAGACCGGACGACCGGACGAAGCGCGAGGGATGTTCGAGACTGTCGTCAACAGTGTCGAGCGTGGCGGCAAGGTCTATTTCCAGAGTCAAAAAGACTGGTACCAGGTCGCTAAGGATAATCTTTAA
- a CDS encoding xanthine dehydrogenase family protein molybdopterin-binding subunit yields the protein MTSEGIGAPVRRKEDRRFLTGRGNYVGDYHVPGALHLAFVRSIHAHATISTIDTSAARSMPGVVDVLTGEDLEADGIKPIPNRIAFDGSDGRPLPILPRPALVRDIVRVVGDAVAVVVAETSDAAHDAAEAVHVDYDDIPAVVTMDQARADDAETIWADAPGNLAYVWQSGDAPAAEEAFANAAHVVSLDLVNNRITANPMEPRLVVAEPDATTGGLIFTLGSQAPHLLRTRLAGLLDMQESQLRIVSPDFGGGFGMRGSTPYPEDIVACWLARRLDRPVRWTGTRHEVLMTDTQARDQETRAELALDGDGQFLALRVHTRVNLGAYLIGIGATLPINLYAPLIAGIYRIGAVDMNIEGILTNTVPTAPYRGAGRPEAAYVIERLVDEAAVATGIDRIEIRHRNMYRPDDLPATNVTGLTIDSGDFAAVMDRALNGAAATDFAARRSRSEAGGRYRGLGFATYIESAADGSPTSYESARLRVNPTGSATLHVGTHSHGQGHATAFVQIAADRLGLPIDAIDLAFGDTEREPYGLGTYASRSLVSAGPAIAVATDKVIAKGRHIAAHLLEADVDDVTYADGMFAVAGTNRQASFAEIAEAAYVPHNFPHDRLEPGLDETAFNKVKAATFPNGCHVAEVEIDPDTGVVTLLNYVCVDDIGTVVNPMIAEAQVHGAVAQGVGQALMELCHYHPDTGQFQSATFLDYCMPRAGDLPMVDWSARPVPTGTNSLGVKGVGEVGTIAAPPAVMNAILDALRPIGVTRLDMPATAETVWRAIRDART from the coding sequence ATGACATCCGAGGGTATTGGCGCGCCGGTCAGGCGCAAGGAAGATCGGCGGTTTCTGACCGGGCGCGGGAACTATGTCGGCGACTATCACGTACCCGGTGCGCTGCATCTGGCGTTCGTCAGGTCGATCCATGCGCACGCCACGATCAGCACCATCGATACGTCGGCCGCGCGGAGCATGCCGGGCGTCGTCGATGTCCTGACCGGCGAGGATCTGGAAGCCGACGGCATCAAACCGATCCCCAATCGGATCGCATTCGACGGCAGCGACGGCAGGCCGCTGCCGATCCTGCCCCGGCCCGCCCTGGTTCGCGACATCGTCCGGGTTGTCGGCGACGCGGTGGCCGTTGTCGTCGCGGAGACCAGCGACGCCGCGCACGACGCCGCCGAAGCGGTTCACGTCGACTATGACGACATACCCGCCGTCGTCACCATGGATCAGGCGCGCGCCGACGACGCCGAGACGATCTGGGCCGATGCACCGGGCAACCTTGCCTATGTCTGGCAAAGCGGCGACGCGCCAGCGGCCGAAGAAGCATTCGCCAACGCCGCCCATGTCGTCAGCTTGGACCTCGTCAACAACCGCATCACCGCCAACCCGATGGAGCCGCGCCTTGTGGTTGCCGAGCCGGATGCGACGACCGGCGGTTTGATCTTCACCTTGGGCAGTCAAGCGCCGCACCTGCTGCGCACGCGTCTCGCCGGACTGTTGGACATGCAGGAATCGCAACTGCGTATCGTCTCGCCCGACTTCGGCGGCGGGTTCGGCATGCGCGGTTCGACCCCCTACCCCGAAGACATCGTTGCGTGCTGGCTTGCCCGGCGTCTGGATCGTCCGGTGCGTTGGACGGGCACACGCCACGAGGTGCTGATGACCGACACCCAGGCGCGCGACCAGGAGACGCGGGCCGAACTGGCGCTGGACGGCGACGGCCAGTTTCTTGCGCTGCGCGTTCACACGAGAGTCAATCTGGGCGCCTATCTGATCGGCATCGGAGCAACCCTGCCAATCAATCTCTATGCCCCGCTGATCGCCGGCATCTACCGGATCGGCGCCGTCGACATGAACATCGAGGGTATCCTGACCAATACGGTGCCGACGGCGCCCTATCGCGGCGCCGGCCGGCCTGAGGCCGCCTACGTCATAGAGCGTCTCGTCGACGAGGCCGCGGTCGCGACGGGCATCGACCGGATCGAGATAAGACACCGCAACATGTACCGGCCCGACGACCTGCCGGCCACCAACGTGACCGGCCTGACGATCGACAGCGGCGACTTCGCCGCGGTTATGGATCGCGCGCTGAATGGCGCGGCGGCGACGGACTTCGCGGCACGGCGGTCACGGTCTGAAGCCGGCGGCCGCTATCGCGGCCTTGGTTTCGCGACCTATATCGAATCGGCCGCCGACGGCTCGCCGACCAGCTATGAGTCCGCGCGGCTTCGGGTGAACCCGACCGGCAGCGCCACGCTGCATGTCGGCACCCACAGCCACGGCCAGGGCCATGCGACCGCGTTCGTGCAAATCGCCGCCGACCGGCTGGGCCTGCCGATCGACGCCATTGACCTCGCGTTTGGCGATACGGAGCGCGAGCCCTATGGCCTGGGCACCTATGCGTCGCGCTCGCTGGTCTCTGCCGGCCCAGCCATTGCGGTAGCAACCGACAAGGTGATCGCCAAGGGGCGGCATATCGCCGCCCACCTGCTGGAGGCCGATGTCGACGACGTCACCTATGCCGACGGCATGTTCGCCGTCGCCGGCACCAACCGCCAGGCAAGCTTTGCCGAGATAGCCGAGGCCGCCTATGTGCCGCACAACTTTCCCCATGACCGGCTGGAGCCCGGCCTGGACGAAACCGCGTTCAACAAAGTCAAGGCCGCGACGTTCCCCAATGGCTGCCACGTCGCGGAGGTCGAGATCGACCCCGACACCGGTGTCGTCACGCTGCTCAACTACGTCTGCGTCGACGATATCGGCACGGTGGTCAACCCGATGATCGCCGAGGCGCAGGTCCACGGTGCAGTCGCCCAGGGCGTCGGCCAGGCGCTGATGGAGCTGTGCCACTATCATCCCGATACCGGCCAGTTTCAGTCCGCGACGTTTCTGGACTACTGCATGCCGCGCGCCGGCGACCTGCCGATGGTCGACTGGTCGGCCCGACCGGTGCCGACAGGCACCAACAGCCTGGGCGTCAAAGGCGTCGGCGAGGTCGGCACCATCGCCGCACCCCCGGCGGTGATGAACGCGATCCTGGACGCGCTGCGCCCGATCGGCGTCACCCGTCTGGACATGCCGGCGACGGCTGAGACCGTGTGGCGAGCGATCCGGGATGCCCGGACCTGA
- a CDS encoding VOC family protein has product MSGNADIFGLHHNAYRCRDAEQTRQFYEGFLGLELAEAFEIATTQTGRDTRVLHVFFEMGDGSFLAFFEAPGQPFTFRDQHDFDLHIALEVSMETLHAMFQKGKDAGIETRGIADHGFIHSIYFRDPNGYVIELTAKTDTRDAEEWDRVKSGARETLDKWTATKPADAA; this is encoded by the coding sequence ATGAGTGGGAATGCGGACATCTTTGGATTGCATCACAACGCCTATCGCTGCCGCGACGCCGAGCAGACCCGGCAGTTCTACGAGGGCTTTCTGGGCCTGGAACTGGCCGAGGCGTTCGAGATCGCGACGACGCAGACCGGGCGCGACACCAGGGTCCTGCATGTCTTCTTTGAGATGGGCGACGGGTCGTTCCTTGCTTTCTTCGAGGCGCCGGGCCAGCCCTTCACGTTCAGGGACCAGCACGACTTCGACCTGCACATCGCGCTGGAAGTCAGCATGGAGACGCTGCACGCGATGTTCCAAAAGGGCAAGGACGCGGGCATCGAGACGCGCGGCATCGCCGACCACGGCTTCATCCACTCGATCTACTTCCGCGACCCCAACGGTTATGTCATCGAACTGACCGCCAAGACCGACACGCGCGACGCCGAGGAATGGGACCGCGTGAAAAGCGGCGCGCGGGAAACACTCGACAAGTGGACGGCAACCAAACCGGCTGACGCGGCCTGA
- a CDS encoding aromatic ring-hydroxylating dioxygenase subunit alpha, with protein sequence MSEAARKAIDGDGPFFTLPPRWFTDPAILAREKETIFYKSWRYVGHQSDLPEPGSYITCRIVDQEIFLIRSRDGAIKGFYNVCRHRAHELLEGRGRIKAVITCPYHAWAYDSDGALRSARLSDGVRGFDRTDFSLTPVRVESMLGLLFVNLDPDAAPFADQFDGLADEITSLVPSFQDLVKVDGQRTRNDSDNGVDLKANWKVLMDNCSECYHCDPAHPAFVDLVDMESYTIELNTMYTRHEMACTKPANAAYDYRADTSVTKAVFWHLWPNMTLGVMPGSPNFDVFMFEPIDVASTRLGGDSFRLPDGAGETDAARARYGSNVLWPEDRDLCESVQRGLHSRGYERGRFMVDSQRSAISEHVPAFFHHKVAEALGEV encoded by the coding sequence ATGTCAGAGGCCGCACGCAAAGCGATCGACGGCGACGGGCCGTTCTTCACCTTGCCACCACGCTGGTTCACCGATCCGGCGATCCTGGCGCGCGAGAAAGAAACCATCTTCTACAAGAGCTGGCGCTATGTCGGCCACCAAAGCGATCTGCCGGAACCCGGCAGTTACATCACCTGCCGCATCGTCGATCAGGAGATCTTTCTGATCCGCAGCCGGGATGGCGCGATCAAGGGCTTCTACAATGTCTGCCGTCATCGCGCCCATGAGCTGCTGGAGGGTCGCGGGCGAATCAAAGCAGTGATCACCTGCCCCTATCACGCCTGGGCCTATGACAGCGATGGCGCATTGCGCTCGGCACGCCTGTCGGACGGCGTGCGGGGCTTCGACAGAACAGATTTCAGCCTGACGCCCGTCCGTGTCGAATCGATGCTGGGCCTGTTGTTCGTCAACCTCGATCCGGACGCCGCGCCCTTCGCCGACCAGTTCGACGGTCTAGCCGACGAAATCACGTCGCTGGTCCCGTCATTTCAAGACCTGGTCAAGGTCGATGGTCAGCGCACGCGCAACGACAGCGATAACGGCGTCGACCTGAAGGCCAACTGGAAGGTGCTGATGGACAATTGCAGCGAGTGTTATCACTGCGACCCCGCCCATCCGGCCTTCGTCGATCTGGTCGACATGGAAAGCTACACGATCGAACTCAACACGATGTACACGCGCCACGAGATGGCGTGCACGAAACCCGCCAACGCCGCCTATGACTATCGCGCCGATACATCCGTGACGAAGGCCGTCTTCTGGCACCTGTGGCCGAACATGACCTTGGGCGTCATGCCGGGCTCACCGAACTTCGACGTGTTTATGTTCGAGCCCATTGACGTCGCGTCGACGCGCCTGGGCGGCGACAGCTTCCGGCTACCAGATGGCGCCGGCGAAACGGACGCCGCGCGGGCGCGTTACGGATCGAATGTGCTGTGGCCCGAGGACCGGGATCTCTGTGAATCCGTCCAGCGCGGTCTTCATTCGCGCGGCTATGAGCGAGGCCGTTTCATGGTCGACAGTCAGCGCAGCGCCATTTCCGAACACGTGCCCGCGTTCTTCCACCACAAGGTCGCCGAAGCGCTCGGCGAGGTCTGA
- a CDS encoding VOC family protein, producing MTAQQVSRKANAVGINHIALEVGDIDEALAFYGGFLNFELKSQSENAAFIYFGDQFINFAKGRSQSPDDKRHFGIAVDDKELVRETLKAMGVEVLPGRFLDFLDPWGNRVEITTYQNIQYTKAPGVLKGMGLEGLDKTDEAKKELAEKGMAPV from the coding sequence ATGACGGCACAGCAGGTGAGCAGGAAGGCCAACGCGGTGGGTATCAATCACATCGCGCTGGAAGTAGGTGATATCGATGAGGCGCTCGCCTTCTACGGCGGCTTCTTAAACTTTGAGCTTAAGTCGCAAAGCGAGAATGCCGCGTTTATCTACTTCGGTGATCAGTTCATTAATTTTGCCAAGGGGCGCTCGCAATCACCTGATGATAAACGACATTTCGGGATTGCTGTCGATGACAAGGAGTTGGTGCGCGAGACTCTGAAGGCAATGGGTGTCGAGGTGCTGCCTGGCCGGTTCCTCGACTTTCTCGACCCCTGGGGCAACCGGGTGGAGATCACGACCTATCAGAACATCCAGTACACCAAGGCGCCGGGCGTCCTGAAAGGCATGGGCCTTGAAGGACTCGACAAGACCGACGAGGCGAAGAAGGAACTGGCCGAAAAGGGCATGGCGCCCGTCTAG